In Candidatus Poribacteria bacterium, one genomic interval encodes:
- the floA gene encoding flotillin-like protein FloA (flotillin-like protein involved in membrane lipid rafts): MAPTMIAVIAVLLILFIIIITWLVPIGLWITAIAAGVKVGIFDLVAMRLRRVPPASIVEPQINATKAGLTLSLDDLEAHYLAGGRVGSVVAALIAADKANIDLGFAQAAAIDLAGRDVLQAVQVSVTPEIIDIPERGDTSGGITAVARDGIQLIVKARVTVRADIDRLVGGATEDTIRARVGEGIITTIGSAASHKQVLENPVLISETVLAKGLSAGTAFEILSIDIADINVGENVGAKLQTDQAQAELKIARAKAEERRARAEAEEEENKALVEEKTVVLIEAEAEIPRSIADSFDSERMSVMDYYTLRNILADTEMRQSIASPGGTQEMDTTRSAHSLGLS, encoded by the coding sequence ATGGCACCAACAATGATAGCAGTTATTGCTGTCCTACTTATACTGTTCATAATTATTATTACCTGGCTTGTTCCAATCGGTTTGTGGATTACTGCGATTGCAGCGGGCGTAAAGGTCGGTATTTTCGACCTCGTTGCGATGCGCTTACGGCGGGTCCCACCGGCTTCAATCGTTGAACCACAAATTAACGCAACAAAGGCAGGTTTAACGCTCTCTCTTGACGATCTCGAAGCGCATTACCTCGCCGGAGGACGCGTCGGTAGCGTCGTCGCAGCACTCATCGCTGCGGATAAAGCCAACATTGACCTCGGCTTCGCACAAGCCGCTGCGATTGATCTTGCCGGACGCGACGTTTTGCAAGCCGTTCAGGTCAGTGTCACCCCAGAGATTATTGACATCCCTGAGAGGGGCGATACCAGCGGCGGCATCACTGCTGTGGCTCGCGATGGCATCCAGCTTATTGTGAAGGCACGTGTTACGGTGAGAGCCGACATTGACCGGTTGGTCGGCGGCGCTACTGAAGACACCATTCGCGCCAGAGTCGGTGAGGGGATTATTACAACGATCGGTTCGGCGGCAAGCCATAAACAGGTCTTAGAAAACCCCGTCCTCATCTCGGAAACAGTCCTCGCAAAAGGTTTATCGGCAGGCACGGCTTTTGAAATCCTATCCATTGATATTGCCGATATAAATGTTGGTGAAAACGTCGGTGCTAAATTACAGACCGACCAAGCACAAGCGGAACTCAAGATAGCACGCGCAAAAGCGGAAGAACGGCGTGCCCGCGCCGAAGCGGAGGAAGAGGAGAATAAAGCACTCGTTGAAGAAAAGACGGTTGTACTCATTGAGGCAGAGGCGGAAATCCCGCGCTCTATCGCTGACTCGTTTGATTCGGAGAGAATGAGTGTTATGGATTATTATACGCTCCGCAATATCCTTGCTGATACGGAAATGCGTCAATCTATTGCATCACCGGGTGGCACGCAGGAGATGGATACGACCCGCTCTGCGCACTCCCTTGGACTGTCGTAA
- a CDS encoding SIS domain-containing protein: protein MERIQNYISHLQDVLARLALADVRRSIDAIMEAYHAEKQIFVIGNGGSASTASHIACDLGKGTSVPGKPRFRVISLTDNVATMTAWSNDVSYEDVFVEQLKNLVNPEDVVIGISASGNSENVLRAMRHASDIGCKTIGWSGFGGGKLASICDVNVVVDSDRYGPVEDVHLILNHVLHAWIQEEFASNN, encoded by the coding sequence ATGGAAAGAATCCAAAATTATATTTCACATCTTCAAGACGTTTTGGCACGACTCGCCTTAGCGGATGTCCGACGTTCCATAGATGCTATTATGGAAGCGTATCACGCTGAAAAGCAAATTTTCGTGATTGGCAACGGTGGGAGTGCCTCTACAGCCTCACACATCGCCTGTGACTTAGGAAAAGGCACAAGCGTCCCGGGCAAACCCCGTTTTCGAGTTATCAGTCTGACCGACAACGTTGCTACAATGACGGCTTGGTCCAACGATGTCTCTTATGAAGATGTTTTCGTCGAGCAGCTGAAGAATCTCGTCAATCCAGAGGATGTCGTTATCGGCATCAGTGCGAGTGGGAATTCGGAAAACGTCCTCCGTGCGATGCGACACGCCAGCGACATCGGCTGCAAAACGATCGGATGGAGCGGGTTCGGCGGTGGTAAGTTAGCATCGATTTGCGATGTCAATGTTGTTGTGGATAGTGACCGTTATGGACCTGTAGAGGATGTCCATCTGATTCTGAACCATGTCCTACACGCCTGGATTCAAGAAGAATTCGCGTCCAATAACTAA